ACCTAATAACCACATGTGCAATCGCACGCCGATTTATCCGCCGATTGATCCTCCCATCAACATGAGAAAGCATCCCAAAACGAATCGGGGTGCTGGCCACTTAAGGCCAGCACCCTTCAAGTCGGAGGAGGGGAGTCAGTCGGTTTCCCTATTCCTATATCGATCTAGTCCCTCGGGGAGTCGGGGTCTGAGGGACTGAATCGCACTACTAAACGCATTTGCGGCTGATTACGCCTTTTTGTCACTGGCGCGGCGGACTGCATTTGCGACTTCTTGGCCGATGGGGCGGAGCACCATGTAGGCTGCGAGCACTGCTGCTTCGTAAACAAAAAGACCAGTTTTGAGTTTGTTTTTCATGTTATCTCCAGGGTGTTTGAGTGTTTCATTTTGTTGTCTGCTGCGCAGCTTACAAAACTCTTATCGGCATTTTTTTCCGCAACTTTAGCAAAATATGTAACAAACAGAAATTATTGAATTAAGTACCACTGAATTTTTTTGATTCAGATAAATTTCCGCAAATCCTAGATGCTGATTTGCGGTTTGGAGGGGTCTACTGAAGGGGGTGTGTTAATTGGCAGGGTGTCGCAGGGCCCTTTCCGCAATTTTCCCTCAACTTCAAATGCCTGAAACTACACCAATTTCGGCGTCTTTCTCATTGGTCGGTACACTGAAGCGCAAATCTTATTAAAGATTTTGTTGTTTGTTTCCGAAAACTCCTAAAGGAGGTCGGAAGAGCAGTGACTAAACCACTCTTTAAGACATCAATTAAACCATCTGGCTTTGTCGACTATAAGCCTTATCTCGAGGCTATATACCAAAGCGAGAAGGCTGCTCGTCCCAACTACTCCTACGTCATCTTCTCGCACGAGCTAGGGCTAGGTACGGGCAATGTCTCGTGGCTGATCATCAAAGGCCAACGCAAGCTGACTCGTAATACGATTCAAAAGGTAACCCAGGCCTTAGGACTCCGCGGTTACGAGAAGCAGTACTTCGACACTATGGTGCTCTACACTCATGCCTCGAAGCCTGAGGATCTCGACAAGCATCTGCAGAAGTTGGTGAGTCTCAAGAGCCGGTGTGTAGGCAATACTTCAGATGAGCAAGTATTGCGCTTTTATAGCCAGTGGCATCACGCCGTGATCTTTGAGCTGGTGGGAGTGACACCATTTAACTCTGATCCTCAGTGGATACAGGGCAAACTTAACTTCCACCTGTCTGAGCGTGAGATTCAGGAGAGTCTAACGATGCTCGAGACGATGGGGCTTATTCGCTTCGATACGGAACTCCAGCGGCACGTCAAAACGGTCAACGATTTCGAGACGCAATCTGAGGTCGTCGATATCGGGGCTACTCAGTTCCATAAGAGAATGATCGACCTCGGTAAGTCGTCGATCGAAAACCTACCACCCGACGAGCGTGACATTGGCGCTGTGACTATTGCGGTGTCGCCTAACGGACTGAAGCGTATCAAACAAGAAGTACAAGCATTCCGTAACTATCTCATGTTCATAGCATCGCAAGACCAAGGTGCTTCGGAAATGATGCAAGTAAATATCCAAGCGTTTGCCTTAACCAACCTGAAAGGCGATAGAGAAGGACAAGACTAAGATGATCACAGCCAAAACATACAAAGTGACACTAGCCGCAATCTTTATCGGCCTTGGATGTGGCGTCAACACAGGTAACCCGGGCGGCGGAGGCGGGAGTAAGGGGCCAGGTCAGGACCCAAAACCTACCATTTACCTCACGTCGATTAGTCTCGACATCAAACCAATAACTTTAGGTCAGCTCGACTTTGGCGTTAAATCTGCCGAGCTCATTCCTGTGGGAGAGGCCAATGGCAGCACCAAGACAGAGAAAATTATTTACGAGATCAAGGATAGGGTGGGAACCGGCGGCAAAGCCATGATCGCAGGCGAGATCAAAATACCGACGGGAAAATACGATCGCCTGAAGTTAGTGCTGAAAGACAACGAGCCACTTAAGTTTGTTGATACCACTGGCAAAGACTACCCGATTAAAATCGACTGGTCCTCCTTGTCCAGCCTAATTCCGGGCACTCAAAACGGATCGGGCAGCCCGGCATTCCAAATGCCTAGCAACACCGGCACCA
Above is a genomic segment from Deltaproteobacteria bacterium containing:
- a CDS encoding TIGR02147 family protein, whose translation is MKDFVVCFRKLLKEVGRAVTKPLFKTSIKPSGFVDYKPYLEAIYQSEKAARPNYSYVIFSHELGLGTGNVSWLIIKGQRKLTRNTIQKVTQALGLRGYEKQYFDTMVLYTHASKPEDLDKHLQKLVSLKSRCVGNTSDEQVLRFYSQWHHAVIFELVGVTPFNSDPQWIQGKLNFHLSEREIQESLTMLETMGLIRFDTELQRHVKTVNDFETQSEVVDIGATQFHKRMIDLGKSSIENLPPDERDIGAVTIAVSPNGLKRIKQEVQAFRNYLMFIASQDQGASEMMQVNIQAFALTNLKGDREGQD
- a CDS encoding DUF4382 domain-containing protein, coding for MITAKTYKVTLAAIFIGLGCGVNTGNPGGGGGSKGPGQDPKPTIYLTSISLDIKPITLGQLDFGVKSAELIPVGEANGSTKTEKIIYEIKDRVGTGGKAMIAGEIKIPTGKYDRLKLVLKDNEPLKFVDTTGKDYPIKIDWSSLSSLIPGTQNGSGSPAFQMPSNTGTIPGGFTLPNGLGLSLLADILNGSGTSLPWPQNPAPQNPAPQNARLESCSNLIQLPTGTAPNIPLELTFQLGDKILEVLANESKIFELTADLSNNIEKRVLNQGALNEVIEYCLNLKPLVTSLETKINVEKAEAAPPK